The following proteins are encoded in a genomic region of Triticum dicoccoides isolate Atlit2015 ecotype Zavitan chromosome 1B, WEW_v2.0, whole genome shotgun sequence:
- the LOC119315553 gene encoding glutenin, low molecular weight subunit 1D1-like encodes MKTFLIFALLAVAATSAIAQMETSQIPGLEKPSQQQPLPLQQILWYHQQQPIQQQPQPFPQQPACSQQQQPPLSQQQQPPFSQQQPPFSQQQQPVLPQQPPFSQQQQPQFAQQQQPFPQQQQPLRPQQPPFSQQQPPFSQQQQQPVLPQQPPFLQQQQQPILPQQPPFLQHQQPVLPQQQIPSVQPSILQQLNPCKVFLQQQCSPVATPQILARSQMLWQSSCHVMQQQCCQQLPQIPEQSRYDAIRAIIYSIVLQEQQHGQGFNQPQQQQPQQSVQGVSQPQQQQKQLGQCSFQQPQQQQLGQWPQQQQVPQGTLLQPHQIAQLEVMTSIALRTLPTMCSVNVPVYGTTTSVPFGVGTRVGAY; translated from the coding sequence ATGAAGACCTTCCTCATCTTTGCCCTCCTCGCCGTTGCGGCGACAAGTGCCATTGCACAAATGGAGACTAGCCAAATCCCTGGCTTGGAGAAACCATCGCAACAACAACCATTACCACTACAACAAATATTATGGTACCACCAACAACAACCCATCCAACAACAACCACAACCATTTCCACAACAACCAGCATGTTCACAGCAACAACAACCACCATTATCGCAGCAACAACAACCACCATTTTCACAGCAACAACCACCATTCTCGCAGCAACAACAACCAGTTCTACCGCAACAACCACCATTTTCGCAGCAACAACAACCACAATTTGCGCAGCAACAACAACCATTTCCGCAGCAACAACAACCACTTCGACCGCAACAACCACCATTTTCACAGCAACAACCACCATTTtctcagcagcaacaacaaccagtTCTACCGCAACAACCACCAtttttgcaacaacaacaacaaccaattCTACCGCAACAACCACCATTTTTGCAACACCAACAACCAGTTCTACCGCAACAACAAATACCATCTGTTCAGCCATCTATCTTGCAGCAGCTAAACCCATGCAAGGTATTCCTCCAGCAGCAATGCAGCCCTGTGGCAACGCCACAAATTCTTGCTAGgtcgcaaatgttgtggcagagcaGTTGCCATGTGATGCAGCAACAATGTTGCCAGCAACTGCCGCAAATCCCCGAACAATCACGCTATGATGCAATCCGTGCCATCATCTACTCGATCGTCCTACAAGAACAACAACATGGTCAGGGTTTCAACCAACCTCAGCAGCAACAACCCCAACAGTCGGTCCAAGGTGTCTCCCAACCCCAACAACAACAGAAGCAGCTCGGACAGTGTTCTTTCCAACAACCTCAACAACAACAACTGGGTCAATGGCCTCAACAACAACAGGTACCACAGGGTACCTTGTTGCAGCCACACCAAATAGCTCAACTTGAGGTGATGACTTCCATTGCACTCCGTACCCTGCCAACGATGTGCAGTGTCAACGTGCCGGTGTATGGCACCACCACTAGTGTGCCATTCGGCGTTGGCACCCGAGTTGGTGCCTACTGA